The following proteins come from a genomic window of Candidatus Bipolaricaulis sibiricus:
- a CDS encoding DUF3883 domain-containing protein — translation MTRLEDLHPGAVIHGLILDSPATVVQAQWLGSEAVEVTFKDPSGRVASQLLFRSDEERLSIVTRGRPWSFDADGALFRLTAEAYRIRLAHLFDPLLAVHTSLVEPLPHQITAVYEAMLPRQPLRFLLADDPGAGKTIMAGLLIKELIVRGDIERCLIVCPGSLIEQWQDELYQRFHLPFEIMTNDKLEAARTGNWFAETPLVIARLDKCARDEHVQARLAAPECRWDLIVVDEAHKMSATFFGGEIKYTKRHQLGQLLSRLTRHFLLLTATPHNGKEEEFQLFMALLDGDRFEGRFRDGVHQVDVSDLMRRMVKEKLVKFDGTPLFPERIAYTVPYRLSDLEAQLYKEVTEYVREEFNRAEALADNRRAGTVGFALTILQRRLASSPEAIYQSLRRRKERIERQLRELEVLQRGASVANLVTPALDAETLEDLEDAPDTEVAQAEEEILDRATAARTLDELQVEIETLKRLEELALRVRASGEDRKWRELASLLGEIFTPAALAPQVGEPRPAYSEDPLPKPVASPRQKLLVFTEHRDTLAYLEQRISTLLGRPEAVVTIHGGMGREERRKAQESFLYDPQVQVLVATDAAGEGINLQRAHLMVNYDLPWNPNRIEQRFGRIHRIGQTEVCHLWNLVAVETREGDVYRTLLDKIEQVRQRLGGQVFDVLGKLQFEGRPLRDLLIEAVRYGERPEVRAKLSQAIADAFDPEHVQSLVENKALAHEVMDPARLGRIREDMERAEARRLQPHYVEAFFLEALRRLGGSARQREPRRYEITHVPAAIRRRDRQTGIGDPILPRYERITFEKELIAPPGQPLAAFVCPGHPLLDAVVDLTLEAHRDLLKRGTVLVDEADLGTTPRALFFVEHAIQDGSVLPSGEHRVISRRVLYVEIDAAGQARHLYHAPYLDYRPLRPDEPGVDAILASPECEWVQAGLEVRVIEHAVATVVPEHLREVRERRLAWVAKTRAEVKDRLAKEILHWDNRAAQLKLDEEAGKVGARLNWQEARRRADELQARLERRMDELKREEQITALPPVVGGGVLVVPLGLLAKVAGKPMVDDREEVDRQKVAAAARAIVIEVERKLGFLPVDREDEKLGYDIESKDPRTGRLRFIEVKGRAAGADTITVTKNEVLTSLNKPDDYILAIVEFFGEREHRVHYVRRPFERSGVTVDFNGASVNLYFAELLKRAEGPH, via the coding sequence ATGACACGGCTCGAGGACCTGCACCCGGGGGCGGTGATCCACGGGCTCATCCTTGACAGCCCAGCCACCGTGGTTCAGGCGCAGTGGCTTGGCTCGGAGGCGGTCGAGGTCACGTTCAAGGACCCCTCCGGCCGTGTGGCCTCGCAACTCCTGTTCCGGAGCGACGAGGAACGGCTGTCGATCGTCACCCGGGGCCGGCCGTGGAGCTTCGATGCGGACGGGGCACTGTTCCGCCTGACTGCCGAGGCGTACCGGATTCGTCTTGCACACCTGTTCGATCCTCTCCTTGCCGTGCACACGTCGCTTGTCGAGCCCCTGCCCCACCAGATCACGGCGGTCTACGAGGCGATGCTCCCCCGGCAGCCGCTGCGGTTCCTTCTCGCCGACGACCCGGGCGCCGGCAAGACGATCATGGCCGGCCTTCTCATCAAGGAGCTGATCGTCCGTGGTGACATCGAGCGATGTCTGATCGTCTGCCCCGGCAGCCTCATCGAGCAGTGGCAGGACGAGCTGTACCAGCGGTTCCATCTTCCGTTCGAGATCATGACGAACGACAAGCTGGAGGCCGCACGGACGGGCAACTGGTTCGCCGAGACGCCACTCGTCATCGCCCGGCTCGACAAGTGCGCCCGCGACGAGCACGTACAGGCGAGGCTCGCTGCCCCGGAGTGTCGGTGGGACCTCATCGTGGTCGACGAGGCGCACAAGATGTCGGCGACGTTTTTCGGCGGCGAGATCAAGTACACGAAGCGCCATCAACTGGGCCAGCTTCTCTCCAGGTTGACCCGGCACTTTCTCCTCCTCACCGCGACCCCGCACAACGGAAAGGAAGAGGAGTTCCAGCTGTTCATGGCCCTCCTCGATGGCGACCGGTTCGAAGGGCGGTTTCGCGATGGCGTACACCAGGTGGACGTCTCGGACCTGATGCGCCGGATGGTGAAGGAGAAGCTCGTCAAGTTCGACGGTACGCCCCTGTTCCCCGAGAGGATCGCGTACACCGTCCCGTACCGGCTATCAGACCTGGAGGCGCAGCTCTACAAGGAGGTCACGGAGTACGTGCGCGAGGAGTTCAACCGCGCCGAGGCCCTCGCCGACAACCGCCGCGCCGGCACGGTCGGGTTCGCCCTCACGATTCTCCAACGCCGGCTTGCCTCCTCACCCGAGGCGATCTACCAGTCTCTTCGCCGACGGAAGGAGAGGATCGAGCGCCAGCTCCGCGAGCTCGAGGTCCTGCAGCGAGGTGCGTCCGTAGCCAATCTCGTCACGCCAGCCCTGGACGCCGAGACCCTTGAGGACCTCGAGGACGCGCCCGACACCGAAGTCGCCCAGGCGGAGGAGGAGATCCTCGACCGCGCGACGGCCGCGCGGACACTGGACGAGCTGCAGGTTGAAATCGAGACCCTGAAGCGGCTCGAGGAGCTCGCGCTGCGCGTGCGCGCGAGCGGCGAGGACCGCAAGTGGCGAGAGCTGGCGAGCCTGCTCGGGGAGATCTTCACCCCCGCCGCCCTTGCCCCCCAGGTGGGCGAGCCCCGCCCTGCCTACAGCGAGGACCCCCTGCCCAAGCCCGTGGCCTCACCCCGACAGAAGCTCCTCGTCTTCACCGAGCACCGCGACACCCTCGCTTACCTCGAACAACGGATCAGCACGCTCCTCGGGCGCCCCGAGGCGGTGGTGACGATCCACGGCGGAATGGGCCGGGAGGAACGTCGGAAGGCCCAGGAATCCTTCCTGTACGACCCCCAGGTTCAGGTGCTCGTGGCCACCGACGCCGCAGGCGAGGGGATCAACCTCCAGCGCGCCCACCTCATGGTCAACTACGACCTCCCATGGAACCCGAACCGGATCGAGCAGCGCTTCGGTCGAATCCACCGCATCGGCCAGACCGAGGTCTGCCACCTGTGGAACCTCGTCGCGGTCGAGACCCGCGAGGGAGACGTGTATCGCACCCTGCTCGACAAGATCGAGCAGGTGCGGCAGCGGTTGGGGGGCCAGGTGTTCGACGTCCTCGGGAAGCTCCAGTTCGAGGGACGTCCCCTGCGCGACCTCCTCATCGAGGCTGTTCGCTACGGCGAGCGGCCCGAGGTGCGGGCGAAGCTGAGCCAGGCGATCGCCGATGCTTTTGACCCCGAGCACGTTCAGAGTTTGGTCGAGAACAAGGCCCTTGCCCACGAGGTGATGGACCCGGCACGGCTGGGCCGGATCCGGGAGGACATGGAGCGGGCCGAAGCGCGGCGGCTGCAGCCCCACTACGTCGAGGCGTTCTTCCTCGAAGCGCTCCGGCGCCTGGGTGGGTCGGCCCGACAGCGGGAGCCGCGGCGGTACGAGATCACCCATGTCCCCGCCGCGATCCGCCGCCGCGACCGGCAGACCGGAATCGGCGATCCCATCCTGCCGCGGTACGAGAGGATCACGTTCGAGAAGGAACTCATCGCGCCACCGGGACAACCCCTGGCCGCGTTCGTGTGCCCGGGGCATCCCTTGTTGGACGCGGTGGTGGACCTCACCCTGGAGGCCCACCGGGACCTTCTCAAGCGGGGGACGGTGCTGGTGGACGAAGCGGACCTTGGGACGACCCCACGGGCGTTGTTCTTCGTCGAGCACGCGATTCAGGATGGGAGCGTCCTACCGAGCGGCGAGCACCGCGTGATCTCCCGGCGCGTCCTGTACGTAGAGATCGACGCGGCTGGCCAAGCGCGCCACCTCTACCACGCTCCGTACCTCGACTACCGGCCCCTCCGCCCCGACGAGCCCGGGGTGGACGCGATCCTTGCGAGTCCGGAGTGCGAATGGGTTCAGGCGGGGTTGGAGGTCCGCGTGATCGAACATGCTGTGGCCACCGTGGTGCCCGAGCACCTGCGGGAGGTGCGGGAGCGACGGCTGGCGTGGGTAGCGAAGACGCGCGCCGAGGTGAAGGACCGGCTCGCGAAGGAGATCTTGCACTGGGACAACCGGGCAGCCCAGCTCAAGCTCGACGAGGAGGCCGGCAAGGTGGGGGCACGGCTGAACTGGCAGGAGGCCCGCCGGCGGGCCGACGAGCTGCAGGCCCGGCTCGAGCGACGGATGGATGAGCTGAAGCGGGAGGAACAGATTACGGCCCTGCCGCCGGTGGTGGGGGGAGGGGTGCTCGTCGTGCCCCTCGGGCTCCTGGCGAAGGTCGCGGGTAAGCCCATGGTCGACGACCGAGAAGAGGTAGATCGGCAGAAGGTGGCCGCGGCAGCGCGGGCGATCGTGATCGAGGTCGAGCGCAAGCTCGGGTTCCTTCCTGTAGATCGGGAGGACGAGAAGCTCGGCTACGACATCGAGAGCAAGGACCCACGGACAGGAAGGCTCCGGTTCATCGAGGTCAAGGGCCGCGCTGCCGGTGCTGACACGATCACCGTCACGAAGAATGAGGTCCTGACGAGCCTGAACAAGCCCGACGACTACATCCTGGCGATCGTCGAGTTCTTCGGAGAGCGTGAGCACCGGGTGCACTACGTGCGGCGGCCGTTCGAGCGCAGCGGCGTGACCGTGGACTTCAACGGGGCGAGCGTGAACTTGTACTTTGCCGAGCTTCTCAAGCGGGCCGAAGGTCCGCACTGA
- a CDS encoding RNA polymerase sigma factor RpoD, translated as MTATALRERSVGSTVRLTREDEVELAKRIERDDKAAREQLIMANQGLIWHVLRTEFRGFIYLWDDLFQEGQVGLIKAVDRFDWRRGCKFSSYAVWWIRREIQLALGRWWTGAARIPESRLKELRAFNLATQKLADRLSRPPTPEEIAGELGVPLDNVYDLLKMMVAGRRLVSLEALEERGRSVMHLVADESLPDAEEGLEPRLRHSLRRVIGVSLTEKQRQVICLRYGLDLDGEPLRPLSQREIAQQMDITPQAVSRIEERALARIRAEMDLITQSLRRID; from the coding sequence ATGACCGCGACCGCGCTTCGTGAGCGCAGCGTCGGCTCGACCGTGCGGCTCACCCGGGAAGACGAGGTCGAGCTCGCCAAGCGGATCGAGCGGGACGACAAGGCCGCGCGCGAGCAGCTGATCATGGCCAACCAGGGGCTCATCTGGCACGTCCTCCGCACGGAGTTCCGCGGGTTCATCTACCTCTGGGACGACCTGTTCCAGGAGGGGCAGGTCGGGCTCATCAAGGCGGTGGACCGGTTCGACTGGCGCAGGGGCTGCAAGTTCAGCTCGTACGCCGTGTGGTGGATCCGCCGCGAGATCCAGCTCGCCCTCGGTCGGTGGTGGACGGGGGCGGCCCGCATCCCGGAGTCGCGGCTGAAGGAGCTGCGGGCGTTCAACCTGGCGACCCAGAAGCTCGCGGACCGGCTGAGTCGCCCCCCGACTCCGGAGGAGATCGCGGGTGAACTGGGGGTCCCCCTCGACAACGTGTACGACCTCCTGAAGATGATGGTCGCTGGCCGCCGGCTCGTGTCGCTTGAGGCCCTGGAGGAGAGGGGCCGGAGCGTGATGCACCTCGTCGCGGACGAGAGCCTGCCCGATGCGGAGGAGGGCCTCGAACCGCGGCTTAGGCACAGCCTGCGGCGGGTGATCGGGGTGTCGCTGACCGAGAAACAGCGCCAGGTGATCTGCCTCCGCTACGGGCTCGACCTCGACGGTGAACCCCTCCGACCGCTCTCGCAGCGGGAGATCGCGCAGCAGATGGACATCACCCCCCAGGCGGTGTCGCGGATCGAGGAGCGGGCCCTGGCCCGGATCCGGGCGGAGATGGACCTCATCACGCAGTCCCTCCGCCGCATCGACTGA
- a CDS encoding Alpha-glucosides-binding periplasmic protein AglE precursor gives MMKRWLVGLLLAGLVAGLAQGAVTIMVLWSGDELAAFQKVVDAFQARTGIAVRVESVGRDLPTILATRVAAGNPPDLAGMPNPGQMAEFVARGALIPVDGLVDLTQFPTAFVDLATVGGKVYGIFISADLKSLVWYNPDALYAEGLAPATSWNELVYITRELANRGKTPWAVGFESGAASGWPGTDWIEDIMLRTAGPELYDKWVAHEIPWTHPAVKRAFELFGSIVRNNAYVYGGTTGVLSINFGDSPAVLWDPVPGAYLHRQATFIKSFIAGAHPQLDLDQDVGFFVFPPIDPQWGTPLLGAGDLISAFRDTPEVRAFLQYLASPDAQAIWCGALGKLATNVNVDPGIYPDRLTAQAAEILKGAEIFRFDASDLMPAAVGSGAFWKGVLDYVSGVPLDRVLQDIEAAARAAY, from the coding sequence ATGATGAAGCGCTGGCTTGTTGGTCTGTTGCTGGCGGGTCTTGTGGCGGGCCTCGCCCAAGGTGCAGTGACGATCATGGTCCTGTGGAGCGGCGACGAGTTGGCCGCGTTCCAGAAGGTGGTGGACGCGTTCCAGGCCAGGACGGGGATCGCGGTCCGGGTGGAGAGCGTGGGCCGCGACCTCCCGACGATCCTCGCCACCCGCGTGGCCGCTGGCAACCCCCCCGACCTCGCGGGGATGCCGAACCCTGGCCAGATGGCGGAGTTCGTGGCCCGCGGGGCGCTCATCCCGGTGGACGGTCTCGTCGACCTAACTCAGTTCCCGACGGCGTTCGTGGACCTGGCGACCGTGGGCGGAAAGGTCTACGGGATCTTCATCTCCGCTGACCTGAAGAGCCTCGTGTGGTACAACCCCGATGCCCTGTACGCGGAGGGGCTTGCCCCGGCGACCAGCTGGAACGAGCTCGTGTACATCACTCGAGAGCTTGCCAATCGCGGCAAAACGCCGTGGGCGGTGGGTTTCGAGTCGGGGGCGGCCTCGGGCTGGCCGGGCACGGACTGGATCGAGGACATCATGCTCCGCACCGCGGGGCCTGAGCTCTACGACAAGTGGGTGGCCCACGAGATCCCGTGGACCCACCCCGCGGTGAAGCGGGCGTTCGAGCTGTTTGGGTCCATCGTCCGCAACAACGCCTACGTGTACGGCGGGACCACCGGCGTCCTCTCCATCAACTTCGGCGACTCCCCGGCGGTGCTGTGGGACCCCGTCCCTGGGGCGTACCTCCACCGCCAGGCGACGTTCATCAAGAGCTTCATCGCCGGTGCCCACCCCCAGCTCGACCTCGATCAGGACGTGGGGTTCTTCGTGTTCCCGCCGATCGACCCCCAGTGGGGGACGCCGCTTCTCGGGGCGGGGGACCTCATCAGCGCGTTCCGCGACACGCCCGAGGTACGGGCGTTCCTCCAGTACCTCGCCTCGCCCGACGCCCAGGCGATCTGGTGCGGGGCGCTGGGGAAGCTCGCCACGAACGTGAACGTGGATCCGGGGATCTACCCTGATCGGCTCACGGCCCAGGCGGCGGAGATCCTGAAGGGCGCCGAGATCTTCCGGTTCGACGCCTCGGACCTGATGCCGGCTGCGGTGGGATCGGGCGCGTTCTGGAAGGGCGTGCTCGACTACGTGTCCGGCGTCCCGCTCGATCGGGTGCTCCAGGACATCGAGGCCGCGGCCCGAGCCGCTTACTGA
- a CDS encoding ABC alpha-glucoside transporter, inner membrane subunit AglF, whose protein sequence is MNMGRAHWLYLAPALLLLGVFLVYPSAETIRLSFYGPRSDTFVGVQNYVRAFTSRPMLIAFRNNLLWLGVFTLFTVGMGLVLAVLLDRVRYEAVIKSVIFLPMAISYVAAGVIWRFVYAFRPAVAPQIGLLNAIVVGLGGQPVGWLIQRPWVNNIALIVVGVWVWTGFCMVIISAAYKGIPREMQEAARIDGANEWQVFRHVTIPFLKSTLAVVTTTMIVFVLKVFDIVYMMTNGAYDTDVIANRMYNEMFQFSNYGMASAIAVILFLAIVPFLVLNVRRFRVQEAVR, encoded by the coding sequence ATGAACATGGGACGAGCCCACTGGCTGTACCTCGCTCCCGCCCTCCTCCTTCTCGGGGTGTTCCTCGTCTACCCGAGCGCGGAGACGATCCGCCTCAGCTTCTACGGCCCGCGCTCGGACACGTTCGTGGGCGTCCAGAACTACGTCCGCGCCTTCACGTCTCGGCCGATGCTGATCGCGTTCCGCAACAACCTCCTGTGGCTAGGGGTGTTCACCCTGTTCACGGTCGGGATGGGTCTCGTCCTGGCCGTGCTCCTCGATCGGGTGCGCTACGAGGCGGTGATCAAGTCGGTGATCTTCCTTCCGATGGCCATCTCCTACGTGGCGGCGGGGGTGATCTGGCGGTTCGTGTACGCGTTCCGTCCGGCGGTGGCCCCCCAGATCGGCCTCCTCAACGCGATCGTGGTCGGGTTGGGGGGGCAGCCGGTGGGCTGGCTGATCCAACGGCCATGGGTGAACAACATCGCCCTCATCGTGGTTGGGGTGTGGGTGTGGACGGGGTTCTGCATGGTCATCATCTCCGCCGCGTACAAGGGGATCCCCAGGGAAATGCAGGAGGCAGCCCGCATCGACGGGGCCAACGAGTGGCAGGTGTTCCGGCACGTGACGATCCCGTTCCTCAAATCGACCCTCGCCGTGGTGACCACGACGATGATCGTGTTCGTGCTCAAGGTGTTTGACATCGTGTACATGATGACCAACGGCGCGTACGACACGGACGTGATCGCGAACCGGATGTACAACGAGATGTTCCAGTTCAGCAACTACGGGATGGCGAGCGCGATCGCGGTGATCCTGTTCCTGGCCATCGTCCCCTTCCTCGTCCTCAACGTGCGCCGGTTCCGGGTCCAGGAAGCGGTCCGATGA
- a CDS encoding Alpha-glucoside transport system permease protein AglG — protein MKRKLLLKRLPVHLIVIALAAVWLAPSLGLLVSSFRPRQDLLSSGWWTAVITPSQWSRFTTANYRDVLTQQGMGRAFLNSFLITVPTTLITLTIAALAAYALAWMEFRGRQVLLMTVIGLIVIPLQMTLIPVLRMFNAFRLSGTFPGIWLAHAGYGLPLMIYLLRNFFGALPRELFESAFIDGATPFRAFVKLVLPLSVPVLASAAIFQFLWVWNDLLVALVYLGGFEEVAPLTLRLSLLVGSRGQDWHLLTAAAFVSMIVPMIVFLSLQRYFVRGILAGAIKG, from the coding sequence ATGAAACGAAAACTGCTGCTCAAGCGTCTGCCCGTGCACCTCATCGTCATCGCCCTCGCCGCGGTCTGGCTCGCCCCGTCGCTCGGTCTCCTCGTGAGCTCGTTCCGGCCCCGCCAAGACCTCCTCTCGTCGGGATGGTGGACGGCGGTCATCACCCCCAGCCAGTGGAGCCGGTTCACGACCGCCAACTACCGCGATGTTCTGACCCAGCAGGGGATGGGACGGGCCTTCCTCAACAGCTTCCTCATCACCGTCCCCACGACGCTGATCACCCTCACCATCGCTGCCCTCGCCGCGTACGCCCTGGCGTGGATGGAGTTCCGCGGACGGCAGGTCCTGCTCATGACCGTGATCGGGCTGATCGTGATCCCCCTCCAGATGACGCTCATTCCCGTCCTGCGGATGTTCAATGCCTTCCGCCTCTCCGGGACGTTTCCCGGGATCTGGCTGGCCCATGCGGGGTACGGTCTTCCCCTCATGATCTACCTCCTGCGCAACTTCTTCGGGGCCCTCCCCCGCGAGCTGTTCGAGTCCGCGTTCATCGACGGGGCGACCCCGTTCCGGGCGTTCGTCAAGCTGGTGCTTCCCCTCTCCGTCCCCGTGCTGGCCTCGGCGGCGATCTTCCAGTTCCTGTGGGTGTGGAACGACCTGTTGGTGGCGTTGGTGTACCTGGGGGGGTTCGAGGAGGTCGCGCCGCTCACGTTGAGGCTCTCGCTCCTCGTGGGGTCCCGCGGCCAGGACTGGCACCTCCTCACTGCGGCCGCGTTCGTGTCGATGATCGTCCCCATGATCGTGTTCCTGTCTCTGCAACGCTACTTCGTGCGCGGGATCCTCGCCGGGGCGATCAAGGGGTGA